The genomic window CAATTAGATTTTCCACAGAGAACATAACAGAgagaacatatttttacattcttaCCAATAAGTTGTCACAGATGCCACTGGCAATCTTTCCAAGAGTGTTGGCATCGAGAGGGGCAATGATCAGCAGGTCTGCCCAGCGCCTCAGCTCAATGTGCAGCACAGGGTCGGATCTGTCTGTCCACAGCTGAACAAGAGACAGAATGTCTGgctattcttattttttaacctCTTCACCAGAAGGCCAAAATTACTTGCTGGTCTCTAACCAGATGTTTGTGTCTGAATATCCAGAAATGACTACAGCTGACAGATGatacagcaaacatttttattacccTTTTATACTTTACTTCGAAAGTTAAATAGAAGCAGTAGCAATATAGCTGCTGCTCTACTTAAAACAGATACGATTATACAGATAAGGTTATATTATGTGGTCGTCACAATTCCGTTTACATATCTTGACACAGTGAAATTATGGCATTTTTACTCACACTTGTACCATGAGAATCTCACtccatgtatttattaaaatattaggCTAGAATTGATCTCATCCATACATGTACTTTCTAATGCTTCCCATTTATCATTACCTCCCACTCATCCTTGTCAGTATATATCTTTACTGAAACATCTGAAGGATTGTAGAAGTGTTTGGCATGCTCTGTAGTGATCACTCTTACATCCACCtgaggaaaatataaaagagaGACAGATATAGCCTGTGGGGAAAATGATTGTAAACTCTCACCAATCTATATTATTTCAGGCTCAATAAATTGGAATATCATCCACAAAGTTCAAATTGAAAATCATACATTATGGACTATGATAATGTGATAAACTTTAAACATATTCTTGTATTAATTGtaatgattattatttactttgatgcagtaattcatgcaaaaccACTGCAGCCACATAATGAGAGCATGTACTGTAGAGTTCATGGATATGATTTTCAGTAGGCTGAcatttatggattttatttttggattgtACTAATATTTCAACTTTCTTAGAAATTAAATTGTGGGGTTCCACTAGCTGCAAGTGATAATCGTCATCCAAATTAAGGCTTGAACTATATTACTGAGCTTATTTAATCTACATAATGCACAAAAGTATTACGGCTTAGATGATGAGTTCACGTTTTATATTATACTTTTATCTTATTAAATGTAACAGTGGCGCACTTGAATTGTTGCTGCCTAATGTCTCCACCTCGCGGCAAAGGTAAGGTCGTGCAGTttgattaacaaaaaacgtGTGCTTGATGTGTTTAATGAAAACCAAGCTTTAATACGAACAAATCGGCTCACCCCGGAGAGCTGGAGAAGCTCGGAGACCAAAACTGGAAGTTTCAAAGCTGCGACGCTTCCTGTTACACCCACAAGAACACGAACTGTTCCGCAAGATTTCGACAAATCAGTCTTCAGAGACGAGACGAGGTCGTCTGACTGCATATTAGTCAAGAAATCACCAAAATGAGATTGGTTAGCTGCAGAGGACCTGTACCACTTCCGTAAATACACTTCTCCCTCCAATCACAGGAGGAGACCAAACGAACGTGCACGAGTACGTCTCTGACGCGACAAATTGTGAGCGCGCATTAGCAGAATATTCTGGCGAAGACCTCAGAGGAAGCTAGCATGCTGCAAGGGGACTTcattcatttccttcagtgttattcagtttaaaacaagcattttcTGAACTTTGACATGACGCTGACACCTCTTGTTTACTGGGCTCAACGTCACGAGGA from Poecilia reticulata strain Guanapo linkage group LG6, Guppy_female_1.0+MT, whole genome shotgun sequence includes these protein-coding regions:
- the ppcdc gene encoding phosphopantothenoylcysteine decarboxylase isoform X1, with the translated sequence MQSDDLVSSLKTDLSKSCGTVRVLVGVTGSVAALKLPVLVSELLQLSGVDVRVITTEHAKHFYNPSDVSVKIYTDKDEWELWTDRSDPVLHIELRRWADLLIIAPLDANTLGKIASGICDNLLTCVVRAWDTSRPLLFCPAMNTAMWLHPITAQQVSRLKEFGYVEIPCISKKLVCGDEGKGAMAEVSTIISAVRQYLPKSDESSQKT
- the ppcdc gene encoding phosphopantothenoylcysteine decarboxylase isoform X2; this encodes MQSDDLVSSLKTDLSKSCGTVRVLVGVTGSVAALKLPVLVSELLQLSGLWTDRSDPVLHIELRRWADLLIIAPLDANTLGKIASGICDNLLTCVVRAWDTSRPLLFCPAMNTAMWLHPITAQQVSRLKEFGYVEIPCISKKLVCGDEGKGAMAEVSTIISAVRQYLPKSDESSQKT